The Megalobrama amblycephala isolate DHTTF-2021 linkage group LG1, ASM1881202v1, whole genome shotgun sequence genome segment CCTCATATATCTATATATAGAGGCCTCGTTTCTTTGTTTTGGACTCTTCTCCACTGCTGCGTCCTGCGCTTCTGATCAAGACATCCTTCAATGGTAAGATTGCCTTTCTTTCAAATACATGTTATTTCCTTTCTAACCTACTAACATGTTACTAACAAATGCATTAccagttgtttttttattctttaataagtGATTAATATATGCTTTAATAAAGGCGTTACAATACCagttgtctgtcattctttaaaggtcccgttttttgtggttttctgaagctttgattgtgtttatagtgtgcaatataacatgtgttcatgtttcgcgtataaaaaaacacagtatttttcacataatttacttatctgtataccgctgtttccactgtcataaaaacgggctgatgacttccttgttctttgaagtccctccttcagaaatacgtaacgagttctgattgtgccagtggttcctgtgttgtgattcgacaccagcttagcgctccttacccggaaaggtcacgcctcttaccataacgtggagatgcacgcgctcagtgttattgtaaacatgtctttaattttaccctatcaatttgagccggaatcagacccggtgattggactgcgggatgaaaataacagcgtttcgacgacatggcgacaaacacactctacaaacgcaactcttgtgtattcctgtgggcggaggttagtcaaaaaactgttttagtgacgtcattaaagaaggaagtagagggatgtagtccaaactggccgttcgatgtaggcgacttctgttaaataaaatatctcgcttggtattgaactttgagctttaacattttacagattttatttatactctaacaacaacattacacactaactaaagtttgaaacatgggatcatgaagaacgggacctttaatacaaACATCTGTTGTTGGggtttcttttcctttttccaCATATTACTTTTCAATTTATcaacagtttgtttttatacaaaagtTATCACTTCCAATCTTTCTCTTTACACATCAATTTCCAATTCAaaaacagtttgtttttatacaatAAGGTGTATATGAAACGGCCACGTTGCCGTCTCTCTGAATCATACATATTATCTACCACTTGATGTGCAGTTGTGGCCTATAGTGGTTAGAGTCAGACTTGTAATCCAAAGGTTATGGGTTTGAGTCCTGGTACTGGCAGCAGTCGTAACAAAAACAGTGCTCTCTTTCACCCTCAATACCAtgactgaggtgagacccttgacAGTCTTTTggggtttaatattcacagacactagtccatATCATGATCTGATTTAAGTCTACTGACCCTAGCTCTATTGCTAGCTCGCATTGAATTGTTATTCAAATACGTCACCATGAATGAAAGACACTTGACGGAGTGATATAATTTGGCCAGTCAGCACAATCACCTAATGAGCATTCATTGGTgtagttttaacattattatgaAGATATAAAAGATCACAATCTATTGTGGacttctccagtgtggatcatctcatgtgttttcagagtagatgaacatttaaaactcttgtcacagtgtgaacacttgtaaggtttttctccagtgtggatcctctcatgtgctTTCAGATTTGATGAacaactgaatctcttgtcacagtgtgaacacttgtaaggtttttctccagtgtgaattctctggtgcagtTTTAAATGGCTTGCTGaaataaaagtcttctcacactcaaagcacatgtactctctcacaccagtgtgaATTTTCTGATGTTTCTGTAAACTTTGcagcagtgaaaaactctttccacacacagaacatgaatgtggcttctccttcgtATGAACTGTCAGGTGTTTCTTCAGGTTTGATGACACAAGAAATGTTTtgccacactgatcacatgtgaacggcttctctccagtgtgaactctcatgtgaacatcAAGATATTTTCTGAGAGAGaatctcttttcacactgaacacacatgtatggcttctctccggtgtgaactCTCTTGTGAAGCTCAAGACTTGATTTATCTttaaagctcttcccacactgatcacatgtgaacggcttctctccggtgtgaactCTCTTGTGATGCTCAAGACTTGGTTTATCTTTGAAGCTCTTCCTGCACTGATCACAAGTGAACggtctctctccagtgtggattctCATGTGAATCTTAAGGGTTCCTGAATccctgaaactcttcccacattgatcacatgcgtacggcttctctccagtgtggattttcATGTGTCTCTTAAGTTTATCTGATTCTGTGAAACTAAACCCACATTTATCACATGCGTACGGCTTCTCCCCAGTGTGGATTTTCATGTGTCttttatgttttgaagaatCTATGAAACTCTTCCCGCACTGATCACATATGAACGGtctctctccagtatgaactttCAGGTGACGGTCAagactttgtttgtttgtgaaactcttttcacactgatcacataTGAACGGCCTCTCTCTGGTGTGGATTCTCATGTGATTTTTAAGGAGTACTAAAGCTATGAAACTCcttccacattgatcacataCATGCGGCTTCTTTCCAGTGTGgctcatcatgtgactcttaagGTGTATTTTTTGTGTAAAACTCTTCcagcactgatcacatgtgaacggcttctctccagtatgaagtCTAAAGTGAGTGTCAAGACTTTGTTCGTATgggaaactcttcccacactgatcacatgtgaacggcttctctccagtgtggatcctcatgtgtctTTGAAGACATACTTTTGATGCAAAGCTtgtcccacattgatcacatgtgaacggcttctctccggtgtggatcctcatgtgtttCTTAAGATTTGGTGTTTGTGTGAATCTCTTACCACATTgttcacatgtgaacggcttttCTCCGGTGTGGATTCTCATGTGCACATCAAGATGTCTGGTTGATatactctttccacactgagtgcaggttgtagatttcttggttcttcttttctttacaaatgtctttttagtctttgagcgactcaaaggtttttctccaggtttgtcatgatgtttctcctccacttcactcagttcttcactctcctcgcTCTCTTCCATCGGGTCTGAAATCAAagtaaaaaatatcaaaaaaaaatttttcagtgcatcaaaataatttaaagagaGAAGTACGAAGTgacctgaagaaataaaaattaatagtagcatagtagcctatacattattgctgttaccaatcaactgaaatcattatcaacaaaatTCATTCGTTCTAAACGTGGATTCAGTcagtataacaaaaacatttctgttacaCAGGGGCTCTGTTCTGCTGTTcatcattttgaaatttttgtTGGCGAAataaaggggaaaaaacaatattaacaatactgtgtctaaaatgtaacattattCATTTAACAATAAGTTGAAGGAACATTGCATTTGTGCTGATTTGGGGAAAACGGCACTcttgcttgtgtgatattgtAATATACAACTACAtcttataatatgatataatgacaaaaaatgcccgtgtatcttgaattttgagggCATATATCTGCATGCATAGCTATATCACGCTGAATAAGATGAGTAAAGAAAAAGCGGTAGGCTACTTATTAAAAGAAtcaccctttatttaaatatatgaacacaGTAAATCGCTGTTAACAGGTTAATATAACATTTCCAATTCCATGACTAGTAAAATAATCACAACTTACTCTCTGTAAAATGCCGTAAATGGCTGTGTAAGGAGCTGAAAAACTCCCATACTGTCGagcttactttacttttttcgGGTATGGACAGAGCCTCTTACTTTCCTGTTCGGACGACTTCTTGGAATAGCTGAGCATTGCGTCGTCTTCTTGTTTGACAGATGTCAGCGTTAAGGTGCAATACTGCCACCAGAGAGCTCAATCAGGTACTGGCtctgaaatatttacatgtCGTGATATCATAAGCGTCGTGGTCATTTTAATATTGTGGTTATCGCCAATACCGGTATATTGTCACACCCCTAATCACAACAAACGTTTCTTTT includes the following:
- the LOC125280238 gene encoding gastrula zinc finger protein XlCGF26.1-like isoform X1, with protein sequence MSDPEPCRMKHTEDTKEQRDPMEESEESEELSEVEEKHHDKPGEKPLSRSKTKKTFVKKRRTKKSTTCTQCGKSISTRHLDVHMRIHTGEKPFTCEQCGKRFTQTPNLKKHMRIHTGEKPFTCDQCGTSFASKVCLQRHMRIHTGEKPFTCDQCGKSFPYEQSLDTHFRLHTGEKPFTCDQCWKSFTQKIHLKSHMMSHTGKKPHVCDQCGRSFIALVLLKNHMRIHTRERPFICDQCEKSFTNKQSLDRHLKVHTGERPFICDQCGKSFIDSSKHKRHMKIHTGEKPYACDKCGFSFTESDKLKRHMKIHTGEKPYACDQCGKSFRDSGTLKIHMRIHTGERPFTCDQCRKSFKDKPSLEHHKRVHTGEKPFTCDQCGKSFKDKSSLELHKRVHTGEKPYMCVQCEKRFSLRKYLDVHMRVHTGEKPFTCDQCGKTFLVSSNLKKHLTVHTKEKPHSCSVCGKSFSLLQSLQKHQKIHTGVREYMCFECEKTFISASHLKLHQRIHTGEKPYKCSHCDKRFSCSSNLKAHERIHTGEKPYKCSHCDKSFKCSSTLKTHEMIHTGEVHNRL
- the LOC125280238 gene encoding gastrula zinc finger protein XlCGF26.1-like isoform X2: MEESEESEELSEVEEKHHDKPGEKPLSRSKTKKTFVKKRRTKKSTTCTQCGKSISTRHLDVHMRIHTGEKPFTCEQCGKRFTQTPNLKKHMRIHTGEKPFTCDQCGTSFASKVCLQRHMRIHTGEKPFTCDQCGKSFPYEQSLDTHFRLHTGEKPFTCDQCWKSFTQKIHLKSHMMSHTGKKPHVCDQCGRSFIALVLLKNHMRIHTRERPFICDQCEKSFTNKQSLDRHLKVHTGERPFICDQCGKSFIDSSKHKRHMKIHTGEKPYACDKCGFSFTESDKLKRHMKIHTGEKPYACDQCGKSFRDSGTLKIHMRIHTGERPFTCDQCRKSFKDKPSLEHHKRVHTGEKPFTCDQCGKSFKDKSSLELHKRVHTGEKPYMCVQCEKRFSLRKYLDVHMRVHTGEKPFTCDQCGKTFLVSSNLKKHLTVHTKEKPHSCSVCGKSFSLLQSLQKHQKIHTGVREYMCFECEKTFISASHLKLHQRIHTGEKPYKCSHCDKRFSCSSNLKAHERIHTGEKPYKCSHCDKSFKCSSTLKTHEMIHTGEVHNRL